Part of the Tolypothrix sp. PCC 7910 genome, ATCCCTAAGAACGCTTAGCTACTTGATTCAGCCATTCAATCAGGGGTCTTAAAGTTCCGGGTAAGGCGGCCTCACTGACAGTAACAGTATGTTGCTTACCTTGGTCTTCCACTGTCAACTTATACTGAAAGCGATCCGCTTGGGGATTAGGTGAAGTAATTTTTTCAGGTAGGTTAAATAAACCAGCAGCTTCCACTAGTCGGGGGAGTTCGTTTGCTTCATGAGGCGGGAGATTAGCTGTATCAACAGTTGTTTTCTTGCTAATTCCAGCAAAGCCGCCTGTGCGTTCAAAGGAGATTCTCATTTTTTGGTCTCCGTTGTGCTTTCTAGGGGAAGGAATAAAAAAACTGGAAGATTTCGATGG contains:
- a CDS encoding protealysin inhibitor emfourin, producing the protein MRISFERTGGFAGISKKTTVDTANLPPHEANELPRLVEAAGLFNLPEKITSPNPQADRFQYKLTVEDQGKQHTVTVSEAALPGTLRPLIEWLNQVAKRS